One Georgenia wutianyii DNA segment encodes these proteins:
- a CDS encoding ABC transporter substrate-binding protein: MRPRLLTTVAAVLTLAACSSPTTSGAPAPAATTDDAAFPRTVEVPAGRELAADEVVLERRPERVAALTYETAAVVAELGAADRLVMVPEAAANPVLSDHPGEMAAVEHHITSESSVDVEAVIAAQPDLVVLNDRHGLEAGVGQVLEGAGIPVLVLPNTWASVEDMTTNIDLVGQALGTEDAAAALTEELAAGLVDESSADGPRVLVLSNQAGRPFVTAGGAFPLELLRLAGAVDASADLGMVRSGPITAEQVIAAEPDRILLIDMNGSGDAIFRPLLDTPAVARLAALTEHEPLLLEGKQVQALGLTSTVEGRAAIAEWLTR; the protein is encoded by the coding sequence ATGCGCCCCCGTCTCCTCACCACCGTCGCCGCCGTCCTCACCCTCGCGGCCTGCTCCTCCCCCACGACCTCCGGGGCCCCCGCCCCGGCGGCGACGACCGACGACGCCGCGTTCCCGCGCACCGTCGAGGTCCCCGCCGGCCGCGAGCTGGCGGCGGACGAGGTCGTCCTCGAGCGCCGGCCCGAGCGGGTCGCGGCGCTCACCTACGAGACCGCCGCCGTCGTCGCCGAGCTCGGCGCCGCCGACCGGCTCGTCATGGTGCCCGAGGCGGCGGCGAACCCCGTGCTGTCCGACCACCCCGGCGAGATGGCCGCCGTCGAGCACCACATCACGAGCGAGAGCAGCGTGGACGTCGAGGCGGTCATCGCCGCCCAGCCCGACCTCGTCGTGCTCAACGACCGGCACGGCCTGGAGGCCGGGGTCGGCCAGGTGCTCGAGGGCGCCGGGATCCCCGTCCTCGTCCTGCCCAACACGTGGGCGAGCGTCGAGGACATGACGACGAACATCGACCTCGTCGGCCAGGCCCTGGGCACCGAGGACGCGGCCGCGGCGCTCACCGAGGAGCTCGCGGCGGGGCTCGTCGACGAGTCCTCCGCGGACGGTCCGCGCGTCCTCGTCCTCAGCAACCAGGCCGGGCGGCCCTTCGTCACCGCCGGTGGCGCGTTCCCGCTCGAGCTGCTGCGCCTGGCCGGCGCGGTGGACGCCAGCGCGGACCTCGGCATGGTGCGCTCCGGGCCGATCACCGCCGAGCAGGTCATCGCCGCGGAGCCGGACCGCATCCTCCTCATCGACATGAACGGCTCGGGCGACGCGATCTTCCGTCCGCTGCTCGACACCCCGGCCGTCGCCCGGCTGGCGGCGCTCACCGAGCACGAGCCGCTGCTCCTCGAGGGCAAGCAGGTCCAGGCGCTCGGGCTGACGAGCACGGTCGAGGGTCGCGCCGCGATCGCCGAGTGGCTGACCCGCTGA
- a CDS encoding FecCD family ABC transporter permease — protein sequence MTQLDSPSHTTTTAHPVLPRRRSRRALWLGGAAALALVLAVLLSVGLGTLRLDPLEAVRAALVAPDSSQVSTVVWSIRLPRIVVAVLVGGALAGVGVVMQAVFRNPLADPGVTGVSSGAAVGAVAGITLGLGGSLQWGVPLAAFAGSLAVALALQAVLHANRGASTYTLILVGVSINAFAGAVISVLVANAKDDALARGAVFWLAGDLELRTWNHAAMAVVPIVLGLALLLTRTRALDALLLGDDVAATSGYDVHRTRLVLLLVASLVTGAAVAVSGVISFVGLVVPHAVRLVIGAKHSLLLPISVVCGSLFLVLADTAARAVSTTAVVQTGAVSAVVGAPVFLALLLSRRTA from the coding sequence ATGACCCAGCTGGACAGCCCGTCACACACGACGACGACGGCGCACCCGGTCCTCCCCCGGCGACGCTCGCGCAGGGCGCTGTGGCTCGGTGGCGCAGCCGCTCTCGCGCTCGTCCTCGCCGTCCTCCTCAGCGTCGGCCTCGGCACGCTGCGCCTGGACCCCCTCGAGGCGGTGCGCGCCGCCCTCGTGGCCCCCGACTCCTCCCAGGTGAGCACGGTCGTGTGGTCGATCCGGCTGCCCCGGATCGTCGTCGCCGTCCTCGTCGGCGGGGCGCTGGCCGGGGTCGGCGTCGTCATGCAGGCGGTGTTCCGCAACCCGCTCGCCGACCCGGGCGTCACGGGCGTGTCCTCCGGCGCCGCCGTGGGCGCCGTCGCCGGGATCACCCTCGGCCTGGGCGGGTCGCTCCAGTGGGGTGTGCCGCTCGCCGCGTTCGCCGGGAGCCTGGCCGTGGCGCTCGCCCTCCAGGCGGTGCTCCACGCGAACCGCGGGGCGAGCACCTACACCCTCATCCTCGTCGGCGTGTCGATCAACGCCTTCGCCGGCGCGGTGATCTCCGTGCTCGTCGCCAACGCCAAGGACGACGCACTCGCCCGCGGCGCGGTCTTCTGGCTCGCCGGTGACCTCGAGCTGCGGACGTGGAACCACGCGGCGATGGCGGTCGTGCCCATCGTGCTGGGCCTCGCGCTCCTCCTCACCCGCACCCGGGCGCTGGACGCCCTGCTCCTCGGCGACGACGTCGCGGCCACCTCCGGCTACGACGTCCACCGCACCCGCCTCGTCCTCCTGCTGGTCGCCTCGCTCGTCACCGGTGCGGCCGTCGCGGTCTCCGGGGTCATCAGCTTCGTCGGGCTCGTCGTGCCCCACGCCGTGCGGCTCGTCATCGGCGCCAAGCACTCCCTGCTGCTGCCCATCTCGGTCGTCTGCGGCTCGCTGTTCCTCGTCCTCGCCGACACCGCCGCCCGGGCGGTCTCCACGACGGCGGTCGTCCAGACCGGTGCGGTGAGCGCCGTCGTCGGCGCCCCGGTGTTCCTCGCCCTGCTCCTGTCCCGGCGGACCGCATGA
- a CDS encoding peptidoglycan recognition protein family protein, with amino-acid sequence MSLLRSFGPVLLVSTLSVGGLLPAAAQTASGPEEPVSVIALTAEDGALTPLADDGLEALAATPAAAAGRSSVGTDAAAAQSGVPAGVAVLTAPIATSEFYVAGVTWDGADAMPADAAVFIRVMEDGQWQEWAELEVEGATDEPGAVGGTEPYIAAAAEAVQVQITGQAESLPPNIRLSLTPEWPGDEEVVLAEDAPAAAVAPTTEPVAPAAAAALSYEQPAARTAATTASTTSADVAEESALMTSAVATASLTPSVVSRSGWGADESKMTWTPKPVALKAAIVHHTAGTNSYTQSQSASIVRGIYNYHAVSRGWGDIGYNFLVDRWGRVYEGRKGSLTAATGTMPVGAHAAPFNTGSVGLSVMGDYTTTGVPAAAMNALADVVAWQFGPAGLSATEASGMISPGTSARPQGQNLGRVFAHRDVSATACPGDDIYSRMGWLARAADARIAAAGPQLPSTPTTPAPEPVPAAGHVYLNNGWGPVADVEYPFGVEGARVVVGDWDGDGTDTLGTRSGNVFSVYNENAPDAPAWTIAYGRADDEVFIGDWDGDGKDSIAVRRGATFYIKNKVLGGAADHEFVYGRPGDEVFVGDWNADGKDTFAVRRGAILHVKNNVAGGPADHVIAYGKPGDTMLVGDWDGDGVDSFAVRRGAVYHVKNRIATGPADLVIPYGRENDAVLVGDWNGDRTDTLGVYRPSQ; translated from the coding sequence ATGTCTCTGCTCAGGTCCTTCGGCCCGGTCCTCCTCGTCTCGACACTGTCGGTCGGTGGGCTCCTCCCGGCGGCGGCGCAGACGGCGAGCGGCCCCGAGGAGCCGGTGAGCGTCATCGCGCTCACCGCCGAGGACGGCGCGCTCACGCCCCTGGCCGACGACGGTCTCGAGGCCCTCGCCGCCACGCCCGCCGCCGCAGCGGGCCGCTCGTCCGTCGGCACGGACGCCGCTGCAGCGCAGTCCGGTGTCCCCGCGGGCGTCGCCGTGCTCACCGCCCCGATCGCCACGAGCGAGTTCTACGTCGCCGGCGTCACCTGGGACGGCGCGGACGCGATGCCGGCGGACGCCGCCGTGTTCATCCGGGTGATGGAGGACGGGCAGTGGCAGGAGTGGGCCGAGCTCGAGGTCGAGGGCGCGACGGACGAGCCGGGCGCCGTCGGAGGGACCGAGCCGTACATCGCGGCCGCCGCGGAGGCGGTCCAGGTGCAGATCACCGGGCAGGCCGAGTCGCTGCCCCCGAACATCCGCCTCAGCCTCACCCCGGAGTGGCCGGGGGACGAGGAGGTCGTCCTCGCCGAGGACGCCCCGGCGGCCGCGGTGGCGCCCACGACGGAGCCCGTCGCGCCCGCTGCCGCCGCGGCACTGTCCTACGAGCAGCCCGCTGCCCGGACGGCGGCCACGACCGCGAGCACGACGAGCGCTGACGTCGCCGAGGAGTCCGCGCTCATGACCTCCGCGGTGGCCACGGCGAGCCTGACGCCGAGCGTCGTCAGCCGCTCCGGGTGGGGCGCCGACGAGTCGAAGATGACGTGGACGCCCAAGCCCGTCGCGCTCAAGGCCGCGATCGTCCACCACACCGCCGGCACCAACAGCTACACCCAGAGCCAGAGCGCGAGCATCGTGCGCGGCATCTACAACTACCACGCGGTCAGCCGCGGCTGGGGCGACATCGGCTACAACTTCCTCGTCGACCGGTGGGGCCGGGTGTACGAGGGACGCAAGGGCAGCCTCACCGCCGCGACCGGGACGATGCCAGTCGGCGCCCACGCCGCCCCGTTCAACACCGGCAGCGTCGGCCTCAGCGTCATGGGTGACTACACGACGACCGGCGTGCCCGCGGCCGCGATGAACGCCCTCGCCGACGTCGTCGCCTGGCAGTTCGGCCCCGCCGGGCTCAGCGCGACGGAGGCGTCCGGGATGATCTCGCCCGGCACCTCTGCCCGCCCCCAGGGCCAGAACCTCGGCAGGGTCTTCGCCCACCGCGACGTCTCGGCCACCGCCTGCCCGGGCGACGACATCTACTCGCGCATGGGCTGGCTCGCCCGCGCCGCCGACGCCCGCATCGCGGCCGCCGGGCCGCAGCTGCCGAGCACCCCGACCACGCCGGCCCCCGAGCCCGTCCCGGCCGCGGGCCACGTCTACCTCAACAACGGGTGGGGCCCCGTCGCGGACGTCGAGTACCCGTTCGGCGTCGAGGGTGCCCGGGTGGTCGTCGGGGACTGGGACGGGGACGGCACCGACACCCTCGGGACGCGCAGCGGCAACGTCTTCAGCGTCTACAACGAGAACGCCCCCGACGCGCCCGCGTGGACGATCGCCTACGGGCGGGCGGACGACGAGGTCTTCATCGGGGACTGGGACGGTGACGGCAAGGACTCCATCGCGGTGCGCCGCGGGGCGACCTTCTACATCAAGAACAAGGTGCTCGGCGGGGCGGCCGACCACGAGTTCGTCTACGGCCGCCCGGGCGACGAGGTCTTCGTCGGGGACTGGAACGCCGACGGCAAGGACACCTTCGCGGTCCGTCGCGGCGCGATCCTCCACGTGAAGAACAACGTCGCCGGCGGGCCGGCCGACCATGTCATCGCGTACGGGAAGCCGGGCGACACCATGCTCGTCGGCGACTGGGACGGTGACGGCGTGGACTCCTTCGCGGTGCGCCGGGGCGCGGTCTACCACGTGAAGAACCGCATCGCGACGGGCCCGGCCGACCTCGTCATCCCCTACGGCCGGGAGAACGACGCCGTCCTCGTCGGCGACTGGAACGGCGACCGGACCGACACCCTCGGGGTCTACCGCCCGAGCCAGTAG
- a CDS encoding alanine/glycine:cation symporter family protein gives MDDIMTAVADFFEDVSAVVWGPFVLIPLLFGVGLVLTVRLRGLQFRKLGVALRLGLITRRDEGAEDGDVSQFQALTTALAATVGTGNIVGVATAIAIGGPGALFWMWVTGLVGMASKYTEAFLGVYYRRTDAAGEKSGGPQYYLRRGIRGPLGAILALFFTIAAIIASFGIGNIAQGNSIATNLDRSFGIEPWVTGLVLSLFALLVLVGGIKSIGRVTAGFVPVMIVFYVAGALFILATNVTELPAALALVFTDAFTGTAATGGFIGSTIIIAVQLGAARGMFSNESGMGSAAIAAAAAKTSHPVRQGLVSMTQTFIDTIIVVSCTGLVIITTGAWDLGEDNAATMTGTAFASGLPGGWGHYVVTIALVMFASSTILGWAYYGERCVERLVGRGGVMPYRIIFSVVVYLGCTVSLDAVWNFSDVMNGLMAIPNLIGLLLLSGLVARETKRYLDNDPRLTATTEEVRAFAPHAFADDDDALPRR, from the coding sequence ATGGACGACATCATGACGGCGGTGGCCGACTTCTTCGAGGACGTGTCGGCAGTGGTGTGGGGACCGTTCGTCCTCATCCCGCTCCTCTTCGGCGTCGGCCTCGTCCTCACCGTGCGGCTGCGCGGGCTGCAGTTCCGCAAGCTCGGGGTGGCGCTGCGGCTGGGCCTGATCACCCGGCGCGACGAGGGCGCCGAGGACGGCGACGTCTCCCAGTTCCAGGCGCTGACGACGGCGCTGGCGGCGACCGTCGGCACCGGCAACATCGTCGGTGTCGCGACGGCCATCGCGATCGGCGGTCCCGGCGCGCTGTTCTGGATGTGGGTGACCGGCCTGGTCGGCATGGCCTCGAAGTACACCGAGGCGTTCCTCGGCGTGTACTACCGGCGCACCGACGCCGCCGGGGAGAAGTCCGGCGGCCCGCAGTACTACCTCCGGCGCGGCATCCGCGGGCCGCTCGGCGCGATCCTCGCCCTGTTCTTCACGATCGCCGCGATCATCGCCTCCTTCGGCATCGGCAACATAGCGCAGGGCAACTCGATCGCCACGAACCTCGACCGCTCCTTCGGGATCGAGCCCTGGGTCACCGGCCTCGTGCTCAGCCTCTTCGCGCTCCTCGTGCTCGTCGGCGGCATCAAGTCGATCGGGCGGGTGACGGCCGGCTTCGTGCCGGTCATGATCGTCTTCTACGTCGCCGGCGCGCTGTTCATCCTCGCGACGAACGTCACCGAGCTGCCTGCCGCTCTCGCGCTCGTGTTCACCGACGCCTTCACGGGCACGGCCGCGACCGGCGGGTTCATCGGCTCGACGATCATCATCGCGGTGCAGCTCGGCGCCGCCCGCGGCATGTTCTCCAACGAGTCCGGCATGGGCTCGGCCGCCATCGCCGCCGCCGCCGCCAAGACCTCCCACCCGGTGCGCCAGGGCCTCGTGTCGATGACGCAGACCTTCATCGACACGATCATCGTCGTGTCCTGCACCGGCCTGGTCATCATCACGACGGGCGCCTGGGACCTCGGCGAGGACAACGCCGCGACGATGACCGGCACCGCCTTCGCCAGCGGCCTGCCCGGCGGGTGGGGCCACTACGTCGTGACGATCGCGCTGGTGATGTTCGCGTCCTCGACCATCCTCGGCTGGGCCTACTACGGCGAGCGGTGCGTCGAGCGGCTCGTGGGTCGCGGCGGCGTCATGCCCTACCGGATCATCTTCTCGGTGGTCGTCTACCTCGGGTGCACCGTCTCCCTCGATGCGGTGTGGAACTTCTCCGACGTCATGAACGGTCTCATGGCGATCCCCAACCTCATCGGCCTGCTCCTCCTCTCCGGGCTCGTCGCCCGCGAGACCAAGCGGTACCTCGACAACGACCCGAGGCTGACGGCCACGACCGAGGAGGTGCGCGCCTTCGCTCCGCACGCCTTCGCGGACGACGACGACGCCCTGCCCCGTCGCTGA
- a CDS encoding sulfite exporter TauE/SafE family protein gives MAGVDPGVLAAVLGAVVLGGVLQRTSGMGTGLVVSPTFVLLVGPVAGVMLTNVTTVASALALTLVMRRDIDWRRFVRIAPAIVVGSVPAALVVRATDAGWLEVVIGGALLLALAPIAFSWRLPDLGRLAAPVAGVTGGFLNTAVGVGGPAVLLYAHATSWSQRAFAATLQPIFLTMGAVSLLTKWAVGATSGPDALPGWPLVLAAVASVPLGVVLGGWVARRVSARTARRTAVALVTVGATTTLVRGLLAVL, from the coding sequence ATGGCCGGCGTGGATCCCGGTGTGCTCGCGGCGGTGCTCGGCGCCGTCGTGCTCGGCGGGGTCCTCCAGCGCACGAGCGGGATGGGCACCGGGCTCGTCGTCTCCCCCACCTTCGTCCTGCTCGTCGGGCCGGTGGCGGGCGTCATGCTCACGAACGTCACGACCGTGGCCTCGGCCCTCGCCCTCACCCTCGTCATGCGCCGCGACATCGACTGGCGCCGGTTCGTGCGGATCGCCCCGGCGATCGTCGTCGGCTCGGTGCCCGCGGCGCTCGTCGTCCGGGCGACGGACGCCGGGTGGCTCGAGGTCGTCATCGGCGGCGCCCTCCTCCTCGCCCTCGCCCCGATCGCCTTCTCCTGGCGACTGCCGGACCTGGGCCGCCTCGCGGCGCCGGTCGCCGGGGTGACCGGGGGGTTCCTCAACACTGCGGTCGGGGTGGGCGGTCCGGCCGTGCTCCTGTACGCCCACGCGACGAGCTGGTCCCAGCGCGCCTTCGCCGCCACCCTCCAGCCGATCTTCCTCACGATGGGCGCCGTCTCGCTGCTGACGAAGTGGGCGGTCGGGGCGACGAGCGGGCCGGACGCGCTGCCGGGGTGGCCGCTCGTGCTCGCCGCCGTCGCGAGCGTGCCGCTCGGCGTCGTGCTCGGCGGGTGGGTGGCCCGCCGGGTGAGCGCCCGGACGGCCCGGCGCACCGCCGTCGCCCTCGTGACGGTCGGGGCGACGACGACGCTCGTGCGCGGCCTGCTCGCCGTCCTCTGA
- a CDS encoding FadR/GntR family transcriptional regulator, whose protein sequence is MATTTNGTERARTTLAYLRRQITTGEWEVGARIPIEPELAETLGVGRSTIREAVRSLASIGMLETLPGRGTFVRSSTPTSAVLTEFLTAYTLEELLSYRRALEVEAAQQAALHRTPEDVAALEAAVAEHVARSHCPAFGSAEGTARLAARFHYLLFDAARNRLLASLYAGINERLATPGHVERLTHASDARTMQAEHERIVDAVRRGDFIDAVHAMADHMDNDLVIITPDDEIIPPLRRSAGDQERIDAARVRSRERAAG, encoded by the coding sequence ATGGCGACGACGACGAACGGCACCGAGCGGGCGCGCACGACGCTGGCCTACCTGCGCCGGCAGATCACCACCGGGGAGTGGGAGGTGGGCGCCCGCATCCCCATCGAGCCCGAGCTCGCCGAGACGCTCGGCGTCGGCCGCTCGACGATCCGCGAGGCGGTGCGCTCCCTGGCGAGCATCGGCATGCTCGAGACGCTGCCCGGACGCGGCACGTTCGTCCGCTCGAGCACCCCGACGAGCGCCGTCCTCACCGAGTTCCTCACCGCCTACACCCTGGAGGAGCTGCTCAGCTACCGGCGGGCGCTGGAGGTCGAGGCCGCCCAGCAGGCGGCGCTCCACCGCACCCCGGAGGACGTCGCGGCGCTCGAGGCCGCCGTCGCCGAGCACGTCGCGCGCTCCCACTGCCCCGCCTTCGGCAGCGCGGAGGGCACGGCGCGGCTCGCCGCGCGCTTCCACTACCTGCTGTTCGACGCGGCGAGGAACCGGCTGCTCGCCTCGCTGTACGCCGGGATCAACGAGCGCCTCGCCACCCCGGGCCACGTCGAGCGGCTCACCCACGCGAGCGACGCCCGCACCATGCAGGCCGAGCACGAGCGCATCGTCGACGCCGTGCGGCGCGGCGACTTCATCGACGCGGTCCACGCCATGGCCGACCACATGGACAACGACCTCGTCATCATCACGCCCGACGACGAGATCATCCCGCCGCTGCGCCGCTCGGCCGGGGACCAGGAGCGCATCGACGCCGCGCGGGTGCGCAGCCGGGAGCGCGCCGCCGGCTAG
- a CDS encoding ABC transporter ATP-binding protein — MTDLVLDRLVAHRGRPLFEPVSAALPPGTLLGLVGPNGAGKSSLLSAIVGSGVTSSGTARYGEADLHRLRPRRLAEVLAYMTQDSYAPNELRVRDVVAVGARATPAAGPVDVRTAAALERLDVAHLADRSYARLSGGERQLVQVARVVAQHAPVMLLDEPTSALDLGHQLTVMHVLRRHATDGHIVVVTMHDLTQALRWADQVAVVAGGTVTFGTPADVITPELIHRVYGVTAEVFDSPGGSPTLSLVRPSDPTPATLTRPGPAAARP; from the coding sequence ATGACCGACCTCGTCCTCGACCGTCTCGTCGCCCACCGCGGCCGGCCCCTGTTCGAGCCGGTGAGCGCCGCCCTGCCGCCGGGGACGCTGCTCGGGCTCGTCGGCCCCAACGGCGCGGGCAAGTCGAGCCTGCTGTCCGCCATCGTCGGCAGCGGCGTCACGTCCAGCGGCACCGCGCGCTACGGGGAGGCCGACCTCCACCGCCTGCGCCCACGCCGGCTGGCCGAGGTGCTCGCCTACATGACGCAGGACAGCTACGCCCCGAACGAGCTGCGGGTACGCGACGTCGTCGCCGTCGGCGCGCGGGCCACCCCGGCCGCCGGGCCGGTCGACGTGCGCACGGCGGCCGCCCTGGAGCGCCTCGACGTCGCCCACCTCGCCGACCGCAGCTACGCGCGTCTGTCCGGCGGTGAGCGCCAGCTCGTCCAGGTGGCGCGTGTCGTCGCCCAGCACGCCCCCGTCATGCTCCTCGACGAGCCCACCTCGGCCCTCGACCTGGGCCACCAGCTCACGGTCATGCACGTGCTGCGCCGGCACGCCACGGACGGCCACATCGTCGTCGTCACCATGCACGACCTCACCCAGGCGCTGCGCTGGGCGGACCAGGTGGCCGTGGTCGCGGGAGGCACCGTGACCTTCGGGACGCCGGCCGACGTCATCACCCCCGAGCTCATCCACCGCGTCTACGGGGTCACCGCCGAGGTCTTCGACTCCCCCGGCGGCTCCCCCACCCTCAGCCTCGTGCGGCCGTCCGACCCGACGCCCGCCACCCTCACCCGCCCCGGCCCCGCCGCGGCACGTCCCTGA